The following coding sequences are from one Ochotona princeps isolate mOchPri1 chromosome 8, mOchPri1.hap1, whole genome shotgun sequence window:
- the DUSP2 gene encoding dual specificity protein phosphatase 2, with translation MTLEAAHELECAALGALLREPREAERTLLLDCRPFLAFCRRHVRAARPVPWNALLRRRVRGPPAAALACLLPDRALRARLCRGELARVVVLDEGSASVAELWPDGPARVLLTALLHETRSGSTAVCFLRGGFESFQACCPDLCTEAPAPALPPAGPENSSSDPKIPLYDQGGPVEILPYLFLGSCSHSSDLQGLRACGITAVLNVSASCPNHFEGLLCYKSIPVEDNQMVEISGCFQEAIGFIDSVKNSGGRVLVHCQAGISRSATICLAYLIQSHRVRLEEAFDFVKQRRGVISPNFGFMGQLLQFETQVLCH, from the exons ATGACCTTGGAGGCAGCGCACGAGCTGGAGTGCGCGGCGCTGGGCGCGCTGCTGCGGGAGCCGCGGGAAGCGGAGCGCACGCTGTTGCTCGACTGCCGCCCCTTCCTGGCCTTCTGTCGCCGGCACGTGCGCGCCGCTCGGCCGGTGCCCTGGAACGCGCTGCTGCGGCGCCGAGTGCGGGGTCCGCCCGCCGCCGCCCTCGCCTGCCTGCTGCCCGATCGGGCACTGCGGGCACGCCTGTGCCGCGGGGAGCTGGCGCGGGTCGTGGTGCTGGACGAGGGCAGCGCCTCGGTGGCAGAGCTCTGGCCCGACGGCCCGGCCCGTGTCCTGCTCACAGCACTGTTGCACGAGACCCGCAGCGGGTCCACCGCCGTCTGCTTCCTGCGAG GAGGCTTCGAAAGCTTCCAGGCCTGCTGCCCCGACCTGTGCACCGAGGCGCCCGCGCCTGCGCTGCCACCTGCAGGACCCGAAAACAGCAGCTCGGACCCCAAGATCCCCTTGTATGACCAG GGTGGCCCTGTGGAGATCTTGCCCTATCTCTTCCTGGGAAGCTGCAGCCACTCCTCCGATCTGCAGGGGCTGCGGGCCTGCGGCATCACAGCCGTGCTCAACGTCTCGGCCAGCTGCCCCAATCACTTTGAGGGGCTTCTCTGCTACAAGAGCATCCCGGTGGAGGACAACCAGATGGTGGAGATCAGTGGCTGCTTCCAGGAGGCCATCGGCTTCATCG ACTCGGTGAAGAACAGCGGAGGCCGTGTGCTGGTGCACTGCCAGGCGGGCATCTCACGGTCCGCCACCATCTGCCTGGCGTACCTCATTCAGAGCCACCGCGTGCGACTGGAGGAGGCCTTCGACTTTGTCAAGCAGCGCCGGGGGGTCATCTCCCCCAACTTCGGCTTCATGGGGCAGCTGCTGCAGTTTGAAACTCAAGTGTTGTGTCACTGA